The Bacteroidales bacterium genomic sequence GGTAAGAAATTCCTGATAAAGGGATATTAATTTGGTATAATGGGACAATACTGCCCCAAAGGCGGAAAGTAATTCCATACAAGCGGAAGGACTACCTGAACCATAGTAATGACCCTGAACAATTCCCCTTCCTTGTTGTTAAGTATAGGAAATAACCAAAAAGGAAGAACTATGGCTTTTACATTGCAGATCGGAGAAAAGGCACCCAATTTTAATCTGTGTGCCACAGATGGAGGGAATTATACCCTCTCGGATTTTCAATCGGACGTGCTGGTGGTATTTTTCACCTGCAACCATTGTCCTTATGTGAAAGGATCGGATGAAGTCACCCGTAAAACGGTGGAACATTTCAAGCCCCGCGGTGTGGACTTTGTGGGTATCAATTCCAACAGCGCCAATACGTACCCCGAGGACGATTATAAAAATATGGCCATGCGTAAGGAAGAGCTCCAGCTCCCGTGGGTATACCTGCGCGATGAAACACAAAACATTGCCAGGGCATACGGAGCTTTGCGCACCCCGCATTTTTTCGTCTTCGACCGCAACCGCAAGCTGATCTATACCGGCAGGGCAGTGGACAGTCCGCGTGATCCCGACCGAATCACCCGCAACGACCTGGAGAATGCCCTGGAAGAACATCTGCAGGGAAAAGAAATATCAGTGCCCCTAACCAATCCCATCGGATGCAACGTAAAATGGGAAGGCAAAGAAGAACACTGGATGCCCCCGGAAGCTTGTGATCTGGTTTAATGTGGATCGGACTTCGTTCTTTTTTTAATTTGGACAAGCCAAAACGGAAACACATTAAATTCCTTCAATGTATCCTGTTTGGTTTTGGCTTGTCCAAATTAGGGAAACACAGCATGAGCACTAACTCGTTGGATCCCGCTATTTGGGGCCAAAAATTTTTGGATTAAACGCTATTTTTTGTAAGGACAAAATTTTCCCAGCAGCCCTGATCGGGAAATATGAAACCAGCATAAAATGATGGCTAAGCACGGATGCAGAAGAAACCGATGAAGAAAATGAACTCAATCAGGATCTGGAATAGACCGTTGAATAATGGTCAGGAAAAAGGCTGGATAAAAGTTGTGCCTTCCCCGAAATTTCGTTGCAGGCTGTGCATGATACATTATCAGTAATTATAATTTTTTTCTTTCCAATCATCAATTATCATTAATGCACTCCCTTCGCTTTCTTCTCCAATACTTATTAAAACATTCGAGCAACCAACAACAACAGATCTGTTTTTCGTCTTTTTTATTAATTGATAAAGTGTTTGTATCAAATCTTTAGGTAATTCTTCCTCAGTTTCTGTGATAAGGGAATTCAATTCGTCTAAAGTTTGGATTAATAAATGATCTCTCCCTGAGTTTAATGCATTTCTAAAAATATCAAATCCTTCCTTTATATAATATTCTGTTAATAATAAACATAATAATCCTACAGCATGACCTTTTCTTTTTGAGGAAAAATTATCCTTTTTCATTTTAAATTCAAATATCAGTTTTATTAAATTGAATATCTCTAAACTGGTTGAATGAACCCGTTTTAGTTTTTGGTCTTTTGTATTTGCTATCAAAGCTTCATCAAGATTTTCACAGTCAAATTCAAAGTCAAGGATCAGATCATCATAAGCCATTTCAATTGAATTTAAAATCTTGGCCTCAATTCTATTTTTATTTTTTCCCTTTTTGTCTATTATTTTCTTTTCAAGCTCTATCAATCTATTGATTAATGCAATCAAATCACAAGACTGAGAACTGTGATATGGTTCTACTATTTCAGATAATTGTTTTTCAATCCTTTCAAAATCCATCTCTTCGTAGTTTTGTTCTTGATCAAATAAATTCATTATCATTTGTTTTTGATGTTTTTGCATGACTGTCAACGTTTACTATATTCAATTAATATCATCCAATGGATTCTTGATACTTGAAAAATCTGTAAAGTTTGCAATACAAACTTTTAAACAAAGGTAATAAAAAAATAATCTGAAAATGAAACGAAAAAAATGTCAGGGAAAAATTTTTCCATTTAGCCTGGATCATTCATAAACGAACGTAGTGATGTTTATGGATGCGCGATGGTTTGCGGGTAGGATCCAGGCTCGCCTTCGCGAAGCTTCAGGCGCCTACGCTAAAGCTTCAGCGACAGCGTGCGGAGCAAGGTAACCCCGCATTAGAAAAACCGGTTTTTTGCGAAATTTATTGAAGCAAAAAGCCAGGTTTTTCAATAGCGTCAGAATTATTCA encodes the following:
- a CDS encoding thioredoxin family protein encodes the protein MAFTLQIGEKAPNFNLCATDGGNYTLSDFQSDVLVVFFTCNHCPYVKGSDEVTRKTVEHFKPRGVDFVGINSNSANTYPEDDYKNMAMRKEELQLPWVYLRDETQNIARAYGALRTPHFFVFDRNRKLIYTGRAVDSPRDPDRITRNDLENALEEHLQGKEISVPLTNPIGCNVKWEGKEEHWMPPEACDLV